One stretch of Papaver somniferum cultivar HN1 unplaced genomic scaffold, ASM357369v1 unplaced-scaffold_154, whole genome shotgun sequence DNA includes these proteins:
- the LOC113336888 gene encoding transcription termination factor MTERF4, chloroplastic-like: MSVQIGHTGFLIKPSLFVSHPEFSALTFHIPQLNSSLSSPQITFSNVDKRNGNGSNTRVQYSVAERTVSESSSRSNSNRSSNRSGGRKQGGSNSTTLYSRPSLLEMKNDRVINRARVYEFLKSIGIVPDELDGLELPVTVEVMRERVDFLHKLGLTIEDINNYPLVLGCSVKKNMIPVLDYLGKLGVRKATFTNFLRRYPQVLHSSVVVDLAPVVKYLQGMDIRPNVIPRVLEKYPEVLGFKLEGTMSTSVAYLVGIGVARREIGGLLTRYPEVLGMRVGRTIKPFVEYLEDLGIPRLAVARLIENRPHMLGFGLENQVKPNVEALLEFGVGKDSLASVIAQYPEIVGLDLKEKLISQQTLFKSSIDLDPEDLSRMIEKMPQVVSLSRSPFMKHVDFLKHCGFSLPQMKKMVVGCPQLLALNLDIMKLSFNYFQEQMGRDLDDLVEFPAFFTYGLESTVKPRDRLVRKMGLKCSLGWLLNCSDEKFEERMNYDSIDLEEMEMEPSFNMNSLLSPRRDEDEFSEADDVDSEDDDYM; the protein is encoded by the coding sequence ATGAGTGTACAAATTGGTCATACTGGGTTTCTAATTAAACCTAGTTTGTTTGTTTCACACCCTGAGTTTTCTGCACTTACATTCCATATACCACAGTTGAATTCATCATTATCGTCTCCTCAAATTACATTTTCTAATGTGGATAAGAGAAATGGAAATGGGTCTAACACTAGAGTACAATATTCAGTTGCTGAGAGAACAGTTTCAGAGTCATCATCTAGGTCGAATTCGAATAGGAGTTCGAATCGATCAGGAGGACGGAAACAAGGGGGTTCTAATTCTACAACCCTTTATAGTAGACCTAGTTTATTAGAAATGAAGAATGATAGAGTAATAAACCGTGCACGGGTTTATGAGTTTCTTAAGAGTATTGGTATTGTACCTGATGAACTTGACGGGTTAGAGCTTCCTGTTACGGTTGAGGTTATGCGTGAACGTGTGGATTTTCTTCATAAGCTTGGTTTAACTATTGAAGATATTAACAATTATCCGCTAGTTCTGGGGTGTagtgtgaagaagaatatgattccAGTGCTTGATTATCTTGGTAAATTGGGTGTGAGAAAAGCTACATTTACGAATTTTTTGAGGAGGTATCCACAAGTACTCCATTCCAGTGTTGTGGTAGATCTTGCGCCGGTTGTTAAGTATTTGCAAGGAATGGATATAAGGCCAAATGTAATTCCTCGTGTTCTTGAGAAATATCCTGAAGTTCTTGGGTTCAAGCTAGAAGGGACAATGAGTACATCAGTGGCTTATTTGGTAGGGATTGGGGTTGCAAGAAGAGAGATCGGAGGATTATTGACAAGATATCCTGAGGTACTTGGGATGCGAGTTGGAAGAACGATCAAGCCTTTTGTTGAGTATCTTGAAGATCTTGGGATTCCGAGACTAGCTGTAGCAAGGTTGATTGAGAACCGACCTCACATGCTTGGATTCGGATTAGAAAATCAAGTTAAACCAAATGTAGAAGCACTACTGGAATTTGGTGTGGGAAAAGACTCACTTGCTTCCGTAATAGCGCAGTATCCAGAGATAGTAGGACTTGACCTGAAGGAAAAGCTTATTTCTCAACAGACCTTGTTCAAGTCGAGCATTGATTTGGATCCCGAAGATTTGAGCAGAATGATTGAGAAAATGCCACAGGTTGTTAGCCTAAGTCGGTCTCCATTTATGAAACATGTAGACTTTTTGAAACACTGCGGGTTCTCTTtaccacaaatgaagaaaatggtTGTGGGTTGTCCTCAGTTACTTGCACTAAATCTTGATATTATGAAGCTTAGCTTCAATTACTTTCAAGAACAAATGGGTCGGGATTTGGATGATTTAGTTGAATTCCCAGCTTTCTTTACATACGGTCTGGAATCAACGGTAAAACCTAGAGACCGGTTAGTTAGAAAGATGGGTTTGAAATGTTCTCTTGGATGGCTTTTGAATTGCTCGGATGAGAAGTTTGAAGAACGAATGAACTACGATTCTATTGACTTGGAAGAAATGGAAATGGAGCCATCATTTAACATGAATTCATTGTTAAGCCCGAGAAGAGATGAAGACGAATTCTCTGAAGCTGATGATGTtgatagtgaagatgatgattataTGTAA